ATATAACCATGGTGGAAGGAGAATCGAAGGAAGTCGACGAAGATACGTTGATTGCCGCGATTGCTTTTGGCCATGCCGCCATTCGCGAAATCTGCCAGTTGCAGGATCGATTGATTGCAACCCTCAAGAAGCCGTTGCGCGAATATGAGTTGTCGTTCGCCGACGCCGATTTGGAAGCGAAGATTGCCGAAGCGATTGGCGACGATATCGTACGTGCCGCTCGTACCCCTGAAAAGCAGGAACGCAATCTGATTCGCAAAGCCGCCGCTGTGAAAGCGATGGCAGCAATTGGCGAAGAGAATGCCGACAAAGCAAAGTTTGTTTCTGAGGTGCTCGACAAGAAGCTCAAAGCAGAAATGCGGAAACGTCTCATCGCTGAGAACACCCGTATTGACGGTCGCGATCCGAAAACGATTCGCCAGATTACGATTGAAACCCGGATTCTACCGCGTCCTCACGGTTCGGCGTTGTTTACCCGCGGTCAAACGCAAGCGCTGGGTGTCTGTACGTTAGGATCGAAATTCGATGAGCAGCGAATCGATGCGTTAGAAGGCAACTACTTCCGCCGCTTTATGCTTCACTACAATTTCCCGTCGTTCTCTACCGGTGAAACCAAACGGCAAATGGGACCGTCGCGCCGCGAAATCGGACATGGCAATTTAGCTGAGCGTTCGATCTCAGTCGTTTTGCCGGAATGGGATGCTTTCCCGTACACCATTCGTGTCGTTAGCGAGGTGCTCGAGTCGAACGGTTCCTCTTCGATGGCAACGGTTTGCGCCGCATCGCTCTCGTTGATGGATGCGGGTGTACCCTTAAAGCGCCCGGTTGCTGGTATTGCAATGGGTCTTGTGAAGGAAGGCGACCAAGCAGTAATCCTATCCGACATCTTAGGTGACGAAGATGCCTTAGGCGATATGGACTTCAAAGTTGCTGGTACCCGTGAAGGAATCACTGCTTTCCAAATGGATATCAAAATTCAGGGAATATCGCTCGACCTGATGCGCCGTGCCTTACAGCAAGCGCACGAGGGCCGCGCCCACATCCTTGGTTTGATGGAAACCGCATTACCTTCTGCCTCACCGCAACTCAGCGACTTCGCACCGAAGATTGTTCGCGTTTCGTTGGATCAGGACAAAATCGGTTTGTTGATCGGTCCTGGTGGCAAGAATATCCGCGAATTGGCAAAACGTACCGAATGTACAGTTGATGTCGACGACGATGGTACCGTCGTAGTTTGCGGTTTGAATGTCGATGGCGTTCGCGATGCCTATGAACATGTCATGGGCCTGATGATGGAACCGGAAGTCGGGAAAATCTATCGTGGTCGCATTACCCGCATTGTCGATTTCGGCGCCTTTGTCGAAATTCTACCCGGACGCGAAGGGTTGATGCACATCAGCAACATCTCTCACGAACGAGTGCAACGGGTGGATGATGTTGTCAAGTTGGGCGAGTATGTTGAAGTGAAACTTTTGGCAGTCGATCCGATGGGTAAAATGGATCTCTCCCGGAAAGCGCTTCTCCCCGATAAGGATGGCGTAATCGGCGGTACCCAAAGCTCCGAGGGCAGAACCCGCGGACCCTCTCGTGGCGGTGACCGGCGTCCCGGCGGTGGTGGTCATCGTCGATAAACATTTGATCTGAGTACGGGTGGACCTTGTGTCCACCCTGCAAAGATTTAGACTACAGAGTACGGGTGGACCTTGTGTCCACCCTACAAACGGTTGAGGGGGCGTATTCAATACGCCCCTTCGTAGTATCGCAAAATAAATATAGTAGAATACCAAACTTGAAACACTCACATCCAACGGACGGCTTTCATCGCACTGTTCTTACAAATGGACTCCGGGTCGTTACCGAAGAATTGCCGGACGCTCGATCAATTTCGCTGGGAATCTTCGTCGAAGTCGGTTCTCGCGATGAGCCTGCGGAATTTGCCGGCATAGCCCATTTCATCGAACACATGGCATTCAAGGGAACGAAGCGACGAACCCCGCGACAAATCTCGATGGCAATTGAAGAGACCGGCGGCGGACTGAATGCGTTTACCGGCCGCGAAATCACCGGTTTCCATGCGACGGTATTGTCTTCGGAATTCGCCACCGCAGTGGACGTCTTAACCGATATCGTTGCTAATTCCACTTTCCCGGAAAAGGAACTCGAAAAGGAAAAGGGTGTTGTCAACGATGAGTTGCGTGGTGTGCAAGAAACCCCGGACGATTTGATTTTTGAGCTGTGGCAGGAAGATGTCTTTCCCAACCATCCGTTAGGACGTTCAATTTTAGGGATGGAAAAAACGCTTGATAAAATCGACCGGAATCATCTAATCGAATTTGTCGCCAAGCATTATCATCCGAAACGAATGGTGGTGGCGGCTGCGGGCAACTGTGATCACGATGAACTCTGCCGAATGATTGAGCAGAAAATACCGTTCCAGAATAATGCACGTCCCCCAGTTCGCAACGCATCGCCGAAGCTGGAACCGCAGGAAGGAAAAACCCAAAATCACCCCTCGGAGAATGCACATTTAGTGATGGGCCTCCGGGCATACTCCTATGGCGATAAACGAAAGCTCCCTTTGCTGTTATTGAATACGGTTTTAGGGGCTGGGATGTCGTCGCGGCTCTTTCAGGAGATTCGCGAACGGCGCGGCATTGCCTACAATGTCTACTCGTTCTTTGATAGTTACCGTGACTGTGGGTTGTTTGGCATTTATCTGGGAACGGTTACGCCGAAATTGGAAACTGCACGAGCTGTCGCTTTGGCGCAGCTCGAAAAAATTGCTACAACTCCACTGACTTCCAAAGAATTGAAACGCTCGAAGACACAACTCAAAGGGGGTATCATTTTGGCGCTTGAATCGACGGCATCACGGATGTCACGACTCGCGCGGATGGAGTTGTATCAAGAATCTTACCTTTCAATTGATGATGTTGCATTGAAAATCGATGCAGTTACCGCGGAAGAAATATTAACTGTAGCACAAGACCTTTGGGGAGATGGCAAACCATTCACGGAAACCCGTCTGCTTCCCATCGAGAAGAAATAGATGTGTAGCTCAGACCCTCCTGTCTAATGTGTCATTGCGAGGAGCATAGCGACGAAGCAATCCCAGAAGGTGGACTCCAACGCCCTCCCATAAAAAAGCCGTAGGATAGACCATAAAAATGTCTGTCCACTAATAACGAGGTAACATGCCAGTGAATCCCATCCACGTACAAATCAAACGGGTGCGAACCGGTTTTGAAGATATTCCCTTGCCTCAACCAGCAACACCCTATTCCTCCGGTTGCGATCTCCGCGCCGCCGTCGAGACGACGATAGAATTGCCTCCGATGGGACGTATGCTTGTACCCACCTCATTTGCGGTAGCGATTCCCGTTGGTTTTGAGGGGCAGGTGCGGCCGCGTAGTGGGCTTGCTTTGAAGGCTGGCATTTCCATCCCCAATACACCTGGAACAGTCGACAGTGACTATCGCGGTGAATTACAAGTAATCGTAATCAACTTGAGTCAGGAGACATTCACCATTCATCGCGGTGACCGAATTGCTCAATTAGTGATTACACCAGTCTACTCCCCGCAATTCGTCGAAGTAGAGGAACTTCCCGAGAGTGAACGTGGGGAGGGGGGATTCGGTCACACCGGTAAACATTAAACTCGTAAAGCGTCGTGATTTGACATCCAGTCTTACCTGTCATTGCGAGAGCGCCTTGCGCCGAAGCAATCTCACAATTCGGGTAGGGGCGGACTACAATGTCCGCCCGCAATAGAGGTTAGCTAAACCGTCTTGAGGCTCACCGTAAGCAATCTCGTCTGACATTATTCATGCAAACACAACCGTGCAATCCACTTGTCTTTCCCCATTCCATTTCCTACACTCTCAAGACCATGACAAATCACTCGAACAAACCAATCCTCCTCTATCACAAAATCGATCCTCGTTGGGAGGTCGGC
This bacterium DNA region includes the following protein-coding sequences:
- the pnp gene encoding polyribonucleotide nucleotidyltransferase, producing the protein ITMVEGESKEVDEDTLIAAIAFGHAAIREICQLQDRLIATLKKPLREYELSFADADLEAKIAEAIGDDIVRAARTPEKQERNLIRKAAAVKAMAAIGEENADKAKFVSEVLDKKLKAEMRKRLIAENTRIDGRDPKTIRQITIETRILPRPHGSALFTRGQTQALGVCTLGSKFDEQRIDALEGNYFRRFMLHYNFPSFSTGETKRQMGPSRREIGHGNLAERSISVVLPEWDAFPYTIRVVSEVLESNGSSSMATVCAASLSLMDAGVPLKRPVAGIAMGLVKEGDQAVILSDILGDEDALGDMDFKVAGTREGITAFQMDIKIQGISLDLMRRALQQAHEGRAHILGLMETALPSASPQLSDFAPKIVRVSLDQDKIGLLIGPGGKNIRELAKRTECTVDVDDDGTVVVCGLNVDGVRDAYEHVMGLMMEPEVGKIYRGRITRIVDFGAFVEILPGREGLMHISNISHERVQRVDDVVKLGEYVEVKLLAVDPMGKMDLSRKALLPDKDGVIGGTQSSEGRTRGPSRGGDRRPGGGGHRR
- a CDS encoding insulinase family protein → MKHSHPTDGFHRTVLTNGLRVVTEELPDARSISLGIFVEVGSRDEPAEFAGIAHFIEHMAFKGTKRRTPRQISMAIEETGGGLNAFTGREITGFHATVLSSEFATAVDVLTDIVANSTFPEKELEKEKGVVNDELRGVQETPDDLIFELWQEDVFPNHPLGRSILGMEKTLDKIDRNHLIEFVAKHYHPKRMVVAAAGNCDHDELCRMIEQKIPFQNNARPPVRNASPKLEPQEGKTQNHPSENAHLVMGLRAYSYGDKRKLPLLLLNTVLGAGMSSRLFQEIRERRGIAYNVYSFFDSYRDCGLFGIYLGTVTPKLETARAVALAQLEKIATTPLTSKELKRSKTQLKGGIILALESTASRMSRLARMELYQESYLSIDDVALKIDAVTAEEILTVAQDLWGDGKPFTETRLLPIEKK
- the dut gene encoding dUTP diphosphatase, producing MNPIHVQIKRVRTGFEDIPLPQPATPYSSGCDLRAAVETTIELPPMGRMLVPTSFAVAIPVGFEGQVRPRSGLALKAGISIPNTPGTVDSDYRGELQVIVINLSQETFTIHRGDRIAQLVITPVYSPQFVEVEELPESERGEGGFGHTGKH